One Coleofasciculus sp. FACHB-T130 genomic region harbors:
- a CDS encoding hydantoinase B/oxoprolinase family protein translates to MHSNLPSDVNNRWQFWIDRGGTFTDIVARRPDGQLVIHKLLSENPERYTDAPIQGIRDILGIAADAPIPSEQIAVVKMGTTVATNALLERKGDRTLLVITQGFRDALRIGYQNRPDIFARHIVLPEMLYERVIEVEERYSAQGEELIPVETGYIASLQEAYNDGIRSCAIVFMHGYRYPEHEKQIADAARKIGFTQVSVSHEVSPLMKLVSRGDTTVVDAYLSPILRRYVDRVASQLASLESEFSTQNSPQLMFMQSNGGLTDAQQFQGKDSILSGPAGGIVGAVQTSLMAGFDKIISFDMGGTSTDVAHYNGEYERTFETEVAGVRLRTPMMAIHTVAAGGGSILFFDGARYRVGPESAGANPGPAAYGKGGSLTVTDCNVMVGKLQPEFFPKLFGSNGDLPLDAEVVRQKFSELAAEIGDNRTPEQVAAGFLAIAVETMASAIKKISLQRGYDVSEYTLCCFGGAGGQHACLIADALGMKQVFLHPYAGVLSAYGMGLADMRVLRERAVEAHLSEELVLSLEGMLSQLAREGEEETNRHDAKDAEERQEEERREDVEIEVFRKVHLRYEGTDSALIVDFGDTAAMRGWFEELHRQRYGFVVEDKRLIVEAVSVEVVAKTERVEEAVIQRRSDELPSPVATVQMYAADRWHETPVYKREDLQPGDWISSPAIIADATGTNVIEPGWQAQLSDRNHLILQRSADLQFSIQNPESSILNRPDPVMLEIFNNLFRAIAEQMGITLQNTSSSVNIKERLDFSCAIFDQHGQLVANAPHIPVHLGSMSESVKSLIDACGDTIQPGDVFASNNPYNGGTHLPDITVITPVFASSPDAINRVTISPPTLPLFYVASRGHHADIGGITPGSMPPNSTTVEQEGVLLDNFQLGEGGHFREKELLELLASSAYPARNPSKNIADLQAQIAANERGVQELHKMMEHYGLETVQAYMGFVQDNAEESVRRVIEVLKDGSFTCPLDNGSAIAVTITINKSTRSAKIDFTGTSPQQPSNLNAPAAVCKAAVLYVFRTLVNDNIPLNAGCLKPLEIIIPEGCMLNPRYPAAVVAGNVETSQNITDALYGALGVMAASQGTMNNFTFGSDRYQYYETICGGSGAGADFDGTDAVQTHMTNSRLTDPEVLEWRFPILLESFAIRPNSGGNGHHHGGNGVIRRLRFLEPMTAGILSSRRVISPFGLHGGEAGAVGKNYVQRTDKSVEELGSTAVVEMQRDDVFVIETPGGGGYGIAKNL, encoded by the coding sequence ATGCATTCCAATCTACCTTCCGACGTAAATAACCGCTGGCAATTCTGGATCGATCGGGGTGGTACGTTTACTGATATTGTGGCGCGGCGTCCGGATGGACAACTGGTGATTCATAAGCTGCTGTCGGAGAATCCCGAACGGTATACTGACGCGCCGATACAGGGAATTCGGGACATTTTGGGAATTGCGGCAGATGCACCTATTCCATCGGAACAGATTGCAGTTGTCAAGATGGGAACCACTGTGGCGACGAATGCGCTACTGGAACGCAAGGGCGATCGCACTCTTCTGGTCATTACTCAGGGATTTCGAGATGCCCTTCGCATCGGCTACCAAAATCGCCCCGATATCTTCGCCCGTCACATTGTATTGCCAGAGATGCTCTACGAGCGAGTGATTGAGGTCGAGGAACGCTACAGCGCCCAAGGCGAAGAATTAATCCCCGTAGAAACAGGATATATCGCATCTCTACAAGAAGCGTACAACGACGGGATTCGCTCCTGTGCCATTGTCTTCATGCACGGCTATCGCTATCCCGAACACGAGAAACAAATAGCAGATGCAGCGCGGAAAATTGGATTTACCCAAGTCTCGGTATCGCACGAAGTTAGCCCGTTGATGAAGTTGGTGAGTCGCGGTGATACTACCGTTGTTGATGCTTATTTATCGCCTATTTTACGGCGTTATGTAGATCGAGTTGCCAGTCAGCTAGCCAGTTTGGAATCGGAATTTTCAACTCAAAACTCTCCCCAGTTGATGTTCATGCAGTCCAACGGTGGACTTACTGATGCCCAACAGTTTCAAGGGAAAGACAGTATTCTATCTGGCCCTGCTGGGGGCATCGTCGGCGCGGTACAGACAAGCTTGATGGCGGGATTCGACAAAATTATCAGCTTTGATATGGGCGGAACTTCTACGGATGTCGCCCACTATAACGGCGAATACGAACGCACCTTTGAAACGGAAGTTGCCGGGGTACGACTGCGAACGCCGATGATGGCAATTCATACGGTTGCTGCTGGTGGCGGTTCGATTCTCTTTTTCGATGGGGCGAGGTATCGCGTGGGACCCGAATCAGCGGGGGCAAATCCGGGTCCCGCTGCCTATGGAAAAGGCGGTTCGCTGACGGTGACAGATTGCAATGTGATGGTGGGCAAGTTGCAACCGGAGTTTTTTCCGAAATTGTTTGGATCGAACGGAGATTTGCCGCTAGATGCAGAAGTAGTGCGGCAAAAGTTTAGTGAACTGGCGGCAGAAATTGGGGACAATCGGACGCCGGAACAAGTGGCGGCTGGATTTCTCGCGATCGCAGTTGAAACAATGGCGAGTGCAATTAAAAAAATCTCTCTCCAGCGCGGTTATGACGTTTCGGAATATACTTTGTGCTGCTTTGGGGGCGCGGGGGGACAACACGCTTGTCTGATTGCCGATGCGTTGGGGATGAAGCAGGTGTTTCTGCATCCCTACGCTGGCGTGTTATCGGCTTATGGTATGGGTTTGGCAGATATGCGGGTGCTGCGAGAACGGGCGGTGGAGGCGCATCTGAGTGAGGAGTTAGTGCTGAGTTTGGAGGGGATGTTAAGCCAGTTGGCAAGGGAGGGGGAGGAGGAAACGAACCGCCACGACGCCAAGGACGCAGAGGAAAGACAGGAAGAAGAGAGAAGGGAGGATGTTGAGATTGAGGTTTTTCGGAAGGTGCATTTACGGTATGAGGGGACTGATTCGGCGCTGATTGTAGATTTTGGGGATACGGCGGCGATGAGGGGGTGGTTTGAGGAGTTGCACCGGCAGCGTTACGGCTTTGTTGTGGAAGATAAAAGGCTGATTGTAGAGGCAGTTTCAGTTGAGGTGGTGGCGAAGACGGAGAGAGTAGAGGAAGCAGTCATTCAGCGTCGCAGTGATGAACTTCCCTCGCCGGTGGCAACTGTACAGATGTATGCGGCGGATCGGTGGCACGAGACGCCAGTGTATAAGCGAGAGGATTTGCAACCCGGAGACTGGATTTCTAGCCCTGCTATCATTGCCGATGCGACGGGTACGAATGTCATTGAACCCGGTTGGCAAGCACAGCTAAGCGATCGCAATCATCTGATTTTGCAGCGTTCGGCAGATTTACAATTCTCAATCCAAAATCCAGAATCCAGCATCTTAAATCGTCCCGATCCGGTGATGCTGGAGATTTTCAATAATTTGTTTCGCGCGATCGCCGAACAAATGGGTATCACTCTGCAAAATACCAGTTCCTCAGTCAACATCAAAGAACGCTTAGATTTCTCCTGTGCAATTTTTGACCAACACGGGCAGTTAGTCGCCAACGCCCCCCATATTCCCGTACATTTGGGTTCCATGAGTGAAAGCGTCAAAAGTTTAATTGACGCCTGTGGCGACACGATTCAACCCGGAGATGTCTTTGCCTCAAATAATCCCTACAACGGCGGTACGCACCTACCCGATATCACTGTAATTACCCCTGTATTTGCTTCCTCTCCAGACGCAATAAATCGCGTTACAATCTCCCCTCCTACGCTTCCCCTCTTCTACGTTGCCTCGCGGGGACATCATGCAGATATTGGGGGGATTACCCCAGGTTCCATGCCTCCAAACAGCACCACAGTAGAACAAGAAGGAGTGCTACTTGATAATTTCCAACTAGGAGAGGGAGGACATTTTCGAGAAAAAGAATTGCTGGAACTGCTGGCATCCAGCGCTTATCCAGCCCGAAATCCCAGTAAAAATATTGCAGATTTGCAAGCACAAATTGCGGCGAACGAACGCGGCGTGCAGGAACTCCACAAGATGATGGAGCATTATGGTTTAGAGACTGTGCAAGCGTATATGGGCTTTGTACAGGACAATGCGGAAGAGTCGGTACGTCGGGTTATCGAAGTTCTCAAAGATGGCAGTTTCACCTGTCCTCTGGATAATGGCAGCGCGATCGCAGTTACCATCACCATTAACAAATCGACTCGCAGCGCCAAAATAGATTTTACCGGCACTTCTCCTCAGCAACCGAGTAATTTAAACGCACCAGCAGCCGTGTGCAAGGCAGCAGTATTGTATGTCTTCCGCACTTTAGTGAATGACAATATTCCCCTCAATGCGGGTTGTCTCAAACCTTTGGAAATTATTATTCCCGAAGGCTGTATGTTAAATCCGCGTTATCCTGCTGCTGTGGTGGCGGGAAATGTAGAGACTTCGCAAAACATTACCGATGCTTTGTATGGGGCGCTGGGGGTGATGGCAGCTTCCCAAGGAACGATGAATAATTTCACCTTTGGAAGCGATCGCTATCAATATTACGAAACCATCTGTGGCGGTTCCGGCGCTGGCGCTGACTTCGACGGCACCGACGCCGTACAAACTCACATGACAAACTCCCGTCTTACCGACCCAGAAGTATTGGAATGGCGATTTCCTATCCTTTTAGAAAGTTTTGCGATTCGTCCCAATAGTGGCGGAAATGGGCATCATCATGGAGGGAATGGCGTTATCCGTCGCCTGCGTTTTCTTGAACCCATGACTGCTGGAATTTTATCAAGTCGTCGCGTCATTTCTCCCTTTGGTTTGCATGGTGGTGAAGCGGGTGCAGTCGGGAAAAATTATGTGCAGCGTACTGATAAAAGTGTAGAGGAATTAGGAAGTACAGCGGTTGTAGAAATGCAGCGTGACGATGTATTTGTTATCGAAACACCGGGAGGTGGAGGTTATGGAATTGCCAAGAATCTATAA
- a CDS encoding GGDEF domain-containing response regulator, with translation MAKEDILIVDDTPENLRFLSGLLMKQGYTIRKALSGQMALTAIQTVIPDLILLDIMMPGMDGYEVCEKLKSDPKTAAIPVIFLSALSEAFDKVKAFSVGGADYVAKPFQFEEVLARVQNQLELRAAKIQNQQLNAQLEERVKERTFQLEVANQELRREINERMLLQEQLIKMALYDDLTGLPNRALFMERLEQALKRTKEHSGEAFAVLFLDCDRFKVVNDSLGHLAGNELLINLARRLEKLLSQHHTLARLGGDEFAIILTDVGNISSVLLIADQILQSFASPFQLNKQEIFINASVGIAMSNPNYERAEHILRDADIAMYRAKTLGKGQYQIFDPKMHDAVIQVLQLENDLRRAIERQEFIVHYQPIIALDTSKIVGFEALVRWDHSQRGMVSPGLFIPVAEETGLINQLGNWVLREACYQLQQWYQEKLIDHPLFMSVNLSARQFAQPDLIEQIDQILAETQLNPQSLKLEITESVLMNNTQSVKAIMQQLRERKIQLCIDDFGTGYSSLSYLYNFPVDTLKIDRSFISYLDEKTDSLGLIPAIMKIAQTLNMSVIAEGIETGEQLSQLRNLNCEFGQGYLFSKPVEGKKATNLIVSDTQ, from the coding sequence ATGGCAAAAGAAGATATTCTCATCGTTGATGACACCCCTGAAAACTTGCGTTTTCTGTCTGGTCTGCTAATGAAGCAAGGCTATACCATTCGCAAGGCATTAAGCGGGCAAATGGCACTGACAGCGATACAAACTGTTATCCCCGATCTAATTTTGCTTGATATTATGATGCCTGGTATGGATGGTTATGAAGTTTGTGAAAAACTGAAATCCGATCCAAAAACTGCTGCAATTCCTGTAATTTTCTTAAGCGCTCTCAGCGAGGCTTTTGATAAAGTAAAAGCTTTTTCGGTTGGCGGAGCAGATTATGTTGCCAAACCTTTTCAATTTGAAGAAGTTTTAGCTCGTGTTCAGAATCAACTAGAGTTAAGAGCCGCAAAAATCCAAAACCAACAACTAAATGCTCAACTTGAAGAACGAGTTAAAGAGCGGACTTTTCAGCTAGAAGTAGCAAATCAAGAACTGAGGCGGGAAATCAACGAGCGGATGCTCCTTCAAGAACAACTCATAAAAATGGCACTTTATGACGATCTTACAGGATTGCCCAATCGAGCTTTATTCATGGAGCGTCTAGAACAAGCTCTCAAACGCACCAAGGAACATTCAGGAGAGGCGTTTGCCGTGTTGTTTCTTGATTGCGATCGCTTTAAAGTAGTCAATGATTCTCTCGGTCATCTTGCCGGTAACGAACTGTTAATTAATTTAGCTCGCCGCCTAGAAAAATTACTCAGTCAACATCATACTTTGGCCCGGTTGGGCGGTGATGAATTTGCGATTATCTTGACAGACGTTGGAAATATCAGCAGTGTACTCCTAATCGCAGATCAAATACTTCAATCTTTTGCTTCTCCGTTTCAACTAAATAAACAGGAAATTTTCATCAACGCTAGTGTTGGAATTGCTATGAGCAATCCTAATTATGAGCGAGCAGAACATATATTGCGAGATGCAGACATCGCAATGTATCGTGCCAAAACCTTAGGAAAAGGTCAATACCAAATTTTTGACCCAAAGATGCACGATGCTGTGATTCAAGTTTTACAGCTTGAAAATGACTTGCGTAGAGCCATCGAACGACAAGAATTCATTGTCCACTATCAGCCAATTATTGCCCTTGATACCAGCAAAATTGTTGGGTTTGAAGCATTAGTTCGCTGGGATCATTCTCAACGAGGAATGGTATCGCCTGGATTGTTTATTCCTGTAGCAGAAGAAACAGGTTTGATTAACCAACTTGGCAATTGGGTTTTGCGGGAAGCTTGCTATCAGCTTCAGCAATGGTATCAGGAAAAACTGATCGATCATCCCCTATTTATGAGTGTCAATCTTTCAGCGCGGCAGTTTGCTCAGCCAGATTTAATTGAGCAAATTGACCAAATCCTCGCGGAAACCCAACTGAATCCTCAAAGCTTGAAGTTAGAAATCACAGAAAGTGTTCTGATGAATAATACTCAATCTGTAAAAGCGATTATGCAGCAACTTCGAGAACGTAAGATTCAGTTATGTATTGATGACTTTGGTACCGGGTATTCTTCTCTGAGTTATTTATATAATTTCCCGGTTGATACTCTCAAAATCGACCGTTCTTTTATTAGTTATTTAGATGAAAAAACAGATAGTTTGGGACTGATTCCGGCGATTATGAAGATTGCTCAAACTCTAAATATGAGTGTAATTGCTGAAGGAATTGAGACGGGCGAACAGCTATCTCAGCTAAGAAACTTAAATTGTGAGTTTGGACAGGGATATCTGTTTTCTAAACCTGTAGAAGGAAAAAAAGCCACAAATTTAATTGTATCGGATACACAGTAA
- a CDS encoding ribonuclease D, whose amino-acid sequence MLYFTETEKAKVLIDEYSKRQLLYLDTEVADYNTRKPKLSLIQILDDFTDVSGDSVCILDVLDNPEIAEIFIKEIMVNPAIEKVFHNSSYDLKLLGKTKAKNVSCTLEIAKSIPYYLLPVPNLQLRTLAENLCYFPNIDKTEQSSDWGQRPLTESQLQYAKMDPIYLAHVHQRLLELTQLSSPDPEQEDVTALAQRYREIEQEWKLLDTEIDHIQNRLKAAMQAQELSETKYFQLSSYERTTKKIPFNQLARIAEIHGIDLEFPVTLTQNLQKDLGELVAELPVEEEKTTIWRLNPKEQEDEEDDGIPF is encoded by the coding sequence ATGCTTTACTTCACAGAAACAGAGAAAGCTAAAGTTCTAATTGATGAATATTCAAAACGCCAGCTTTTGTACTTAGATACGGAAGTTGCCGATTATAATACTCGCAAGCCTAAACTCTCTTTAATTCAAATATTAGATGACTTTACCGATGTAAGCGGAGATAGCGTTTGCATTTTAGATGTTTTAGATAATCCTGAAATTGCAGAAATCTTTATTAAAGAAATCATGGTTAATCCTGCAATTGAAAAGGTCTTCCACAATTCCAGCTACGATCTGAAGTTATTAGGTAAAACCAAAGCTAAAAATGTAAGTTGCACCTTAGAGATTGCCAAATCAATCCCTTACTATTTATTGCCAGTACCAAATTTACAATTGAGAACTCTGGCAGAAAATCTGTGCTATTTTCCCAATATAGACAAAACCGAACAAAGCAGCGATTGGGGACAGCGACCGCTGACAGAAAGTCAGCTACAGTATGCAAAAATGGACCCGATTTATCTGGCTCACGTGCATCAGCGGCTGTTGGAATTAACTCAATTGAGTAGTCCAGATCCAGAACAGGAAGATGTAACAGCTCTAGCCCAACGCTATCGAGAAATTGAGCAGGAATGGAAGTTGCTAGATACCGAAATTGACCACATCCAAAATAGGCTCAAAGCCGCAATGCAGGCACAGGAACTATCAGAGACGAAATATTTCCAATTATCCAGTTATGAGCGAACTACAAAAAAGATTCCGTTTAACCAGTTGGCAAGAATAGCGGAAATTCATGGAATTGATTTAGAGTTTCCGGTAACGCTAACCCAAAATCTTCAGAAGGACTTAGGAGAATTGGTCGCGGAACTTCCCGTGGAAGAAGAGAAAACTACTATCTGGCGGTTGAATCCCAAAGAGCAGGAAGATGAAGAGGATGATGGGATTCCATTTTAA
- a CDS encoding MHYT domain-containing protein translates to MHSAMAGTYNLGLVILSFAIAVIASYTALDLAGRVRSAVERGRWRWLLGGAGAMGTGIWSMHFIAMLAFQLPQSVNYDVWITLFSLMCAILASSIALWLLSRAVSIPLVIGGGVCMGIAIAWMHYTGMAAMQVQATIEYDWRLVSLSVAIAIIASFAALWLAFRLQEQSLKGLLWQKFGSALLMGIAISGMHYTGMWATHFTPHKVFPLEPSPPITQSWLAIAIGIATLFILSLALLTSLFDRRLTAQLVRQQALQESENRFRMLIREMQVGVLLLNANAEILTYNQAAINLLNLNSEDLSHQVFGANWLLQREDGTPFPTPELPVQSSIAQRQPIHNIVVRIDHPESHNQRWLLVNADPQLAEDGSVERIVCTLSNITNQKQAEAALRQSEERFALAVEGVNGGIWDWNIPANYVYLSPRWKSMLGYEDLEIPNSIDTFNQILHPEDSERVLAVMLAYLTKKIPNYEVEFRASHKDGSWRWILTRGVALWDETGTAYRIAGSHTDITDRKQREEALHLMVEGTASATGNEFFRSCVRYLAQVLGVRYAVVGQFADDTETRVRTLAFWTGEGFGENFEYDLAGSPCENVLKGTSGFYPSEVQELFPDFQALEKLGAQSYWGIPLRDSAGNTIGNLAVLDVQPMAHDPGKEMIMKIFVARAGAELERNLAEELLTKRAAMDSCLSRISGMLIDENLDTAIAFTLQAVGEFLGCDRTYLFDYSDRQNGWNMTHEWCGFGIQPAIERFQGLPVENHHWIHNQLLSGKTVQFPAERPPVTAEPTLTKLQCIQSRLAVPTLYAGTVVGFMGLDAISSSKIWSQEEINWLKLVNEFIAVTQARQAAQAALRESAEREKAIAFVIQRMRQTLEIDKIFSATTEELRHAINCDRVGLYRFHPDWSGDFVSESVAEGWNLLVPEQIHQSQLPKVAVNQVGCAGKTLGSAEEPIQDTYLQANQGGTYRQGTSYRCVPDIYQAGFDACYLELLERFQARAYIIVPIFHSNQLWGLLATYQNSGSRQWQEAEIKMVVQIGAQLGVAIQQAELLARTQQQSIELMIAKEAADAANSAKSEFLANMSHELRTPLNAILGFTQLMSLDTSLSAEHQKYLEIISRSGDHLLALINDVLEMAKIEAGRVTLHENDFDLYCLLNSLEQMLQLKATSKGLLLNFECTAAVPQYVRTDESKLRQVLINLLGNAIKFTDKGSVTLRVTGEEGEAESRSVGEQADSSPVPFIRLLFEVEDTGPGIDPNEFDRLFEAFGQTSVGLKSCQGTGLGLPISQKFVQLMGGGAIAVSSHPGQGAKFTFDIQAGLVEQMEIETSQSIYKKVIGLAPDQPIYRVLVVEDKPTNRLLLVKLLTYLGFEVQEAENGQEAVAIWESWEPHLIWMDMRMPVMNGYEATKKIRASLKGEATIIIALTASVFEEDRQIILSAGCDDFVRKPFREEELLFKMNKYLGVQYLYEEEALPTESRKENLPETSDSDIPLQISTMPSEWIQQLHYAASQGSDFLLLQLLQEIPPENSFVINALTNLVENFQFEQIMELIQSTETQLPGKNSQQTSLNFSPLLSHSQQE, encoded by the coding sequence ATGCATAGCGCAATGGCTGGCACTTATAACCTAGGTTTAGTAATCCTTTCTTTTGCGATCGCGGTAATTGCCTCTTATACAGCCCTAGACTTAGCCGGACGAGTGCGGTCTGCTGTGGAACGGGGACGATGGCGCTGGCTTCTGGGTGGAGCAGGGGCAATGGGAACTGGAATTTGGTCAATGCACTTCATTGCCATGCTGGCTTTCCAACTGCCACAGTCTGTCAATTATGATGTGTGGATCACCCTGTTCTCCTTGATGTGCGCGATTCTTGCCTCAAGCATTGCTTTGTGGCTGCTGAGTCGCGCTGTTTCAATCCCGCTGGTCATCGGCGGCGGGGTTTGTATGGGAATTGCCATTGCATGGATGCACTACACAGGGATGGCAGCCATGCAAGTCCAGGCGACGATTGAGTATGACTGGAGATTGGTGAGCCTATCGGTAGCGATCGCTATCATTGCTTCTTTTGCCGCGCTTTGGCTGGCATTTCGGCTACAAGAGCAATCCTTAAAAGGTCTGCTGTGGCAGAAATTCGGCAGCGCTCTCCTGATGGGAATTGCCATCAGTGGGATGCACTACACGGGAATGTGGGCGACTCACTTTACTCCTCACAAAGTCTTTCCACTAGAGCCGTCTCCCCCCATCACTCAGTCTTGGTTGGCGATCGCTATCGGGATTGCTACCTTGTTCATTTTGAGCCTAGCCCTATTAACCTCTCTATTCGATCGGCGTTTAACAGCGCAGTTAGTTCGACAGCAAGCGTTACAGGAAAGTGAGAACCGCTTTCGGATGCTGATCCGAGAAATGCAGGTAGGAGTATTACTGCTCAATGCTAATGCCGAAATTCTCACCTACAATCAAGCTGCGATTAATCTGCTCAATCTCAACTCAGAGGATTTATCGCATCAGGTATTTGGTGCAAATTGGCTGTTGCAGCGAGAAGATGGTACACCCTTCCCAACGCCAGAGCTACCCGTGCAGTCCAGCATTGCCCAGCGCCAACCGATTCATAATATTGTCGTGAGAATCGACCATCCTGAGAGCCATAATCAACGATGGCTGCTAGTAAATGCCGACCCGCAACTAGCAGAGGATGGGAGTGTAGAACGAATTGTTTGTACCCTCAGCAATATTACGAACCAAAAGCAAGCGGAAGCCGCACTCCGCCAAAGTGAAGAACGATTTGCTTTAGCGGTAGAAGGAGTTAATGGCGGGATTTGGGATTGGAATATTCCAGCAAATTATGTATATCTGTCGCCTCGCTGGAAAAGTATGTTGGGCTATGAAGACTTAGAAATTCCGAATAGCATCGATACTTTCAACCAAATTCTGCACCCAGAAGACTCAGAGCGAGTGTTAGCGGTGATGCTTGCCTATTTAACTAAGAAAATCCCCAACTACGAGGTAGAGTTTCGGGCATCCCATAAAGACGGCAGCTGGCGCTGGATTCTTACCCGTGGCGTGGCATTGTGGGATGAAACCGGCACAGCCTATCGCATAGCAGGTTCCCATACTGATATTACCGATCGCAAGCAGAGGGAAGAGGCACTGCACTTAATGGTTGAGGGAACAGCTTCTGCAACTGGCAATGAGTTCTTTCGCTCTTGTGTCCGCTATCTCGCCCAAGTTTTGGGAGTCCGCTACGCTGTAGTCGGTCAATTTGCAGATGATACTGAAACTAGAGTGCGAACTTTGGCATTCTGGACGGGTGAGGGCTTTGGCGAAAATTTCGAGTACGACTTGGCGGGTAGTCCTTGCGAAAACGTCTTGAAGGGAACGAGCGGTTTTTATCCATCCGAGGTACAAGAACTTTTTCCTGACTTCCAAGCGTTAGAGAAGTTAGGCGCACAAAGCTACTGGGGAATTCCGTTAAGAGACTCGGCTGGCAATACAATTGGCAATTTGGCGGTGTTGGATGTGCAGCCAATGGCTCACGATCCTGGCAAAGAAATGATTATGAAAATTTTTGTTGCCAGAGCGGGAGCCGAGCTGGAGCGGAACTTAGCGGAGGAATTGCTGACAAAACGAGCAGCGATGGACAGTTGCTTGAGCCGGATTTCTGGGATGCTGATTGACGAAAACTTAGATACTGCGATCGCTTTCACGCTGCAAGCCGTTGGCGAGTTTTTGGGGTGCGATCGCACTTACCTGTTTGATTACTCCGATCGCCAAAACGGCTGGAATATGACCCACGAGTGGTGCGGCTTTGGCATTCAGCCAGCGATCGAGCGGTTTCAAGGTTTACCTGTTGAAAATCATCACTGGATTCACAACCAACTTTTGAGTGGCAAAACGGTTCAATTTCCTGCCGAACGCCCACCTGTCACCGCCGAACCAACCTTGACGAAACTTCAGTGTATCCAGTCCCGGCTTGCCGTTCCGACGCTTTACGCTGGTACGGTTGTCGGTTTTATGGGTTTGGATGCCATCAGCTCTTCCAAAATCTGGAGTCAAGAAGAAATTAATTGGCTTAAATTAGTCAACGAATTCATTGCAGTGACTCAGGCACGTCAAGCAGCACAAGCCGCATTACGGGAGAGTGCAGAACGGGAAAAAGCGATCGCTTTCGTGATTCAGCGAATGCGCCAAACCTTAGAAATTGACAAAATTTTTAGCGCTACGACTGAAGAATTACGCCATGCGATTAATTGCGATCGCGTTGGTCTCTATCGTTTCCATCCCGACTGGAGTGGGGATTTTGTATCGGAGTCGGTAGCAGAAGGCTGGAATTTGCTAGTTCCCGAACAAATTCATCAATCTCAGCTGCCCAAGGTTGCCGTTAACCAGGTGGGTTGTGCTGGCAAAACTTTGGGAAGTGCAGAGGAGCCAATCCAAGATACTTATTTGCAAGCAAATCAAGGCGGGACTTATCGCCAAGGAACCAGTTATCGTTGTGTCCCAGACATCTACCAAGCTGGATTTGACGCTTGTTACCTAGAACTGTTGGAGCGCTTTCAAGCACGAGCTTATATCATTGTTCCGATTTTCCATAGCAATCAACTGTGGGGCTTGCTAGCAACTTACCAAAATTCCGGTTCTCGCCAATGGCAAGAGGCAGAAATCAAGATGGTTGTTCAAATTGGGGCACAGTTAGGCGTTGCGATCCAACAGGCAGAATTGCTAGCGCGAACTCAACAGCAGTCAATTGAATTGATGATCGCCAAGGAAGCCGCTGATGCTGCCAACAGTGCTAAAAGCGAATTTCTTGCCAATATGAGCCACGAACTAAGGACACCCCTCAATGCCATCCTTGGTTTTACCCAATTGATGAGCCTTGATACCTCCCTATCTGCCGAACATCAGAAATACCTGGAGATCATCAGTCGCAGTGGCGATCATCTGCTGGCATTGATTAACGATGTTTTAGAGATGGCTAAAATCGAGGCAGGGCGAGTCACGCTACATGAAAATGACTTTGACCTGTATTGTCTGCTCAATAGTCTCGAACAGATGCTACAACTCAAAGCCACAAGCAAGGGACTCTTGCTTAACTTTGAATGCACGGCTGCTGTCCCCCAGTACGTCAGAACCGACGAAAGTAAGCTGCGTCAGGTCTTGATTAACCTTCTCGGTAATGCCATCAAATTTACTGACAAAGGGAGCGTAACCCTGCGTGTTACAGGGGAGGAAGGAGAGGCGGAAAGCAGGAGTGTTGGGGAACAAGCAGACTCCTCACCTGTGCCTTTTATCCGCTTGCTCTTTGAAGTGGAAGATACTGGCCCCGGTATTGACCCGAATGAATTCGATCGGTTATTTGAAGCTTTTGGACAAACCTCAGTTGGGCTGAAGTCCTGTCAAGGCACGGGTTTGGGCTTACCGATCAGTCAAAAGTTTGTCCAACTGATGGGGGGAGGAGCGATCGCAGTCAGTAGTCATCCAGGTCAGGGAGCCAAATTTACCTTTGACATTCAGGCAGGTTTGGTTGAGCAGATGGAGATTGAAACATCCCAATCTATCTATAAAAAAGTTATTGGTTTAGCTCCTGACCAACCCATCTATCGTGTTCTAGTTGTGGAGGATAAGCCCACAAATCGTCTCCTCCTAGTTAAGCTTCTTACTTACTTGGGCTTTGAGGTGCAAGAAGCTGAAAATGGTCAAGAAGCTGTGGCAATTTGGGAGAGTTGGGAACCCCATCTAATCTGGATGGATATGCGGATGCCTGTGATGAACGGCTATGAAGCTACCAAAAAAATTAGAGCTTCCTTAAAAGGTGAGGCAACCATAATTATTGCCCTAACTGCCAGCGTTTTTGAAGAAGACAGACAAATTATCTTGTCAGCGGGATGCGATGACTTCGTGCGTAAACCTTTTCGAGAAGAGGAACTACTCTTTAAAATGAATAAATATCTAGGGGTGCAATATCTCTATGAGGAGGAAGCATTACCCACCGAAAGCAGGAAGGAAAATTTACCAGAGACTTCCGATTCTGACATCCCCCTTCAGATTTCCACTATGCCCTCTGAATGGATACAACAGCTACACTATGCAGCTTCCCAAGGCAGCGATTTCTTGCTCCTTCAGCTCCTTCAGGAAATTCCCCCAGAAAATTCGTTTGTTATAAATGCTTTGACCAATTTGGTCGAAAATTTTCAGTTTGAGCAAATTATGGAATTAATTCAATCAACTGAAACACAGCTTCCTGGTAAAAACTCACAGCAAACCTCCCTCAATTTTTCGCCTCTTCTATCACATTCCCAGCAGGAGTAG